From Coffea arabica cultivar ET-39 chromosome 10e, Coffea Arabica ET-39 HiFi, whole genome shotgun sequence, one genomic window encodes:
- the LOC140015197 gene encoding uncharacterized protein codes for MASEMAAQKKLIDELVGSGVQPESPPVRQPQSEPFVIPPIQTTLPFVIPPIQTTFEGIVNPQYAYTQNPPFYPPYGQGFQTQGGQGGPNMPPDPHAFYQTTVEPFVPENIVQTKPEVGESSAPIDLKLLKRLDRFDEFIRKSQGLSKQGVLDYDDLCLFPNLQLPVGFKTPKFNKYDGTGNPKTHLRLFANKLGRPVDDENLPLRLFPESLEGDALDWYSNLKPEEVKTWLDLSNAFIRQYEYNCELAPTRTTLEGTKRRPSEDHKTYAKRWRKIAAKATGKIGMVPPPTYPYGMPAWYNPQAVCAYHSGAHGHSTLDCKALKHKVQDMIESGEIVIRKRETQGPNVNRNPLPEHANIIGVILDEAEYVEQVKKLAREAEVFGVTDQPFVIELPFEEDEKPFILDLTPAESEALEPVVIEFPKQEPVLSLQQVPWNYDEPVIQIGEKSIAKKEVSVVTRSGKIASPFETTIPIQANNSEPPAKPTITEKEALDFLKGSREANTITLEKLGLQDIKLRLSGTIVRGFDGAQREPIGEVDLVVEIGPAQFQITCQVMHFPSVYNVLLGRPWIHKSGAVPSSLHQLMKFVVNDKLITIFAEEDCLVITDSESKEESSRNATMTPHSTTDIVSVSWITREERALSKASVMMAKEMIRGGYEFDKGLGRDLQGILKPVEIIEKKDSFGLGFRPTAKDIREMKERKKAEKEGSRVSAHSEGVSVN; via the exons atggcatctgaaatggccgCCCAAAAGAAATTGATCGATGAGCTCGTAGGTAGCGGAGTGCAACCCGAGTCTCCGCCCGTCAGACAAccacaatccgaaccatttgttattccgcCAATTCAAACCACGTTACCCtttgttattcctccaattcaaaCTACATTTGAGGGAATTGTCAACCCGCAATATGCTTACactcaaaatcctccgttcTATCCTCCCTATGGGCAGGGATTTCAAACCCAAGGTGGCCAAGGTGGTCCAAACATGCCCCCAGATCCACACGCTTTTTATCAGACCACTGTAGAGCCTTTTGTGCCGGAGAAcattgttcaaaccaagccgGAAGTGGGGGAGTCATCTGCCCCAATTGATCTGAAGTTACTTAAGCGGTTGGACCGTTTCGATGAGTTCATccggaaaagccaaggtttaagcaaGCAAGGGGTGCTAGACTACGATGATTTGTGCCTGTTTCCAAATTTGCAGCTGCCAGTGGGATTCAAGACCCCGAAGTTCAACAAATATGACGGTACAGGCAATCCGAAGACACACTTGCgtttgtttgctaacaagttgggtagACCAGTGGATGACGAGAACTTGCCGTTGAGGTTATTCCCGGAAAGTCTAGAAGGCGACGCCCTCGATTGGTATTCAAATTTAAAGCCGGAGGAGGTGAAGACCTGGCTTGATTTGTCCAACGCCTTTATCAGACAGTACGAATATAACTGTGAGTTGGCACCGACTAGAACCACTTTGGAAGGCACGAAGAGGCGACCGtctgaagatcataagacatacGCCAAGAGATGGAGAAAAATAGCTGCCAAG GCCACCGGGAAAATTGGTATggtaccccctcctacctatccATATGGTATGCCCGCTTGGTATAACCCGCAagctgtctgtgcttatcaCTCGGGGGCACACGGACATTCCACTTTGGATTGCAAGGCTCTTAAGCATAAAgttcaagatatgattgaatcTGGAGAAATTGTAATTAGAAAGAGGGAGACACAAGGGCCGAACGTAAATAGAAACCCCTTGCCGGAACACGCTAATATCATTGGGGTCATTCTGGACGAAGCAGAGTATGTGGAACAAGTCAAAAAATTGGCGAGGGAAGCTGAAGTAtttggggtcacagaccaaccATTTGTCATAGAATTGCCATTCGAAGAGGATGAAAAGCCTTTTATCTTGGATCTCACGCCAGCTGAGAGTGAGGCTTTGGAGCCAGTAGTCATTGAATTCCCGAAGCAGGAGCCTGTTTTGAGTCTGCAACAAGTGCCATGGAACTACGATGAGCCCGTCATACAGATTGGGGAAAAATCAATTGCGAAGAAGGAAGTGTCAGTGGTCACCAGATCAGGGAAGATTGCAAGTCCATTTGAAACTACCATTCCGATTCAAGCAAATAACTCCGAGCCGCCTGCTaaaccaacaatcaccgagaaagaagccTTGGATTTCTTAAAAGGCTCCAGAGAAGCGAATACAAT caccttggaaaagctagggttgcaaGACATAAAGCTGAGGCTTTCAGGGACCATAGTTCGAGGTTTTGATGGAGCGCAAAGAGAGCCAATAGGAGAAGTGGATTTAGTCGTCGAGATAGGGCCCGCCCAGTTTCAAATAACctgccaagtcatgcactttCCTAGTGTTTACAATGTTCTGCTTGGAAGGCCGTGGATTCATAAGTCTGGGGCTGTGCCTTCTTCATTACATCAATTGATGAAATTTGTAGTAAATGACAAGCTGATAACTATCTTTGCCGAGGAGGATTGCCTTGTAATTACCGATTCTGAGTCCAAAGAAGAGAGTAGCCGAAATGCCACCATGACCCCTCATAGCACGACTGATATTGTCTCCGTCAGTTGGATAACAAGAGAGGAGCGAGCTCTATCAaaggccagtgtcatgatggctaaGGAGATGATCCGTGGAGGCTATGAATTTGACAAAGGGCTGGGACGAGATCTGCAAGGAATTTTGAAGCCAGTGGAGATTATTGAGAAAAAGGATTCGTTTGGTTTAGGCTTCCGACCGACTGCTAAGGATATCAGAGAAATGAAGGAGCGCAAGAAAGCggagaaagaaggaag ccgagtttCTGCCCattcggaaggagtttcggtaaactga